A genomic region of Helicoverpa zea isolate HzStark_Cry1AcR chromosome 8, ilHelZeax1.1, whole genome shotgun sequence contains the following coding sequences:
- the LOC124632809 gene encoding kinesin-related protein 4-like isoform X3 produces the protein MFTLLWWLGVSYIEIYNETLRDLFNLSRKYVKITESHQGIKVEATEKVTSSPEEILEAMKEGEANRQKGATNMNEESSRSHTIFQIIIESREHVEGEEEPGCVNVSQLNLVDLAGSERSGQTGATGRQFIEGTHINKSLSVLALVINQLSENPNRYVNYRDSKLTRILQNSLGGNAKTTIICAITPAAVEETISTLQFANRAKAIKNKPEVNAVATSNNTMIQRLTKQMCDLKAQLESKKNIEQDNHKLQSKIQNLQKLILNGFAQRRSMDLISGPRRKLQQPRRITISAFNSISEEEPVVSIPKFCTPSLKYNPLVVPKLGELAPVAEEGKLSAEAGEPARVVTPPPTRTVFFSNEVIELDSDDDSTRDDVPTCSPIHKCYGATKTPPCVLRRNAKEAERNLKGLIELTEREKMYSPEVIEYIEKLEQNTTVIAKLQDEIEVLNRESKEKDSEMDLLRSKVKKSEEDMKALVAAKIELLSQCDNFNTKLTDAEVSYETLRNKAKLREEELLSLLEELTAKNKKPEDIGKMLSRTLDKEVHFMDISKDISLVNSDSDSVVNGNDDGTDHINELVAETQSQLDMRNQTIIDLEATIFSQKQKISMLEDLNKSLQEEVSAVKDKLVYIENENTLLKSTLDTLNSTIKEQKINLETAKADIDSYNTLIRELQIKLTQKDSSSSIDINDSALDNMIANEEKFIANNENMKNIIRSLKTALESRNKEVERLKSAAQVNDKASLDNLALTKELELKSKEIDASHEKVESLTKQINENVTSIHKLMLEKNVLKVAENELSEKLANCENKISELEKINLENSISNERLKEENLELTKSIAEKNVTEKELLEFNKQFVKQIEEMTAKTNQLEQEISEKRDLISSLEKEDKESKEYLLNAKAAVLKSQLILGTLTGNMQEVPEIIDNFVNVFSVLSNSMNTLEKVANDVAKQKEEALKNNNDLKIKLEEVISSHKSEILVLQEQLDIHSISESNVSQENLSLSNRISELNNELEMSRHELRTQITQNENLVANLTQATENVETCNKIMDGLRTEKQNLDQTVINLQKDIENLMSKLQEKDSLLNDKISEINIIEERIINSQQERDELLNSICNKITQFTINFNIQNDIGDEGHGDCSKVHERILLTLDSIGNHISLMNVKNVNDDSANVDEILLEAQKEIAALTQQNLSLIEQLSQVENKHSELSFAMKKIQEDNKQLNKELTMSQNILQSLQSELEQKSDDLTTMERKVLEWKEQFKSLDTIMTEQMAELKLENEKLKARIAENKLQPQAVVTYEHKDSYDNNNKKAGELKESSSTCSEISSPPSLLTICCNKIVDSIQPKENESKTSTVSSNTEYSGETHKTYIVECKCKLLAAELEASKEENSRIIALLQQMEAGNKHLIREQETLQSEIRHLLGPAEELQKKIVSHKTNLTILTATTNAENKSLKSQVKVLQHHHRRFHNVCQRDLPEFKKQLRELMILLKGDPSVAEQQNASFKRYSLPDVLDSSTALPNFKNESTLDGDLLMLDTNVTITTAADNTLTGQDQTCLDLTQFYNEASCQTNDLNQTDNQTMQDMTILCDHNQNMTEMINMLKEENATLRELVNKYGEIKEFTTDAAVSPVKSNEPVTNSVDDKISVIYECANCKRQAELQQAHAKLFDDLKTVTQELTEIKAQKSEIEEKYNYLVLETPSTDILIKKLNSLEKDCNTKIQEIAKLNKILSIKTEQLKSLQDENDTLSTQVFENVSEADDLNRELDNVRKINTELLEKCSKLEQSAKESNESLSNIATICSECITKDERIKAMEMKLMKSHSKLNRSLSDSDTSSRFNKIVTLQSELHAGREECKEITEDVASIKNHLDRSNLAMDLDDSLSESNIYPFTKDYSISSPQSIKCTMPDIPEERTSDIYVMEKIDCLNYYVEKTGFNKDNVGRDIKIIDLMKTFYEHLITQHGNEVQNLTNKLKDFDESKSQLEIQICSLIEKHSQVATALQQKDQDYNTVANTLSLIKQNIHTLNQEVTKASDIDINKLVNMYKDNFFKVLDKDLGFSSMQIIDALINNIVNKHQTDLTEIKDRYTKLQEHMENVTLELKTVNENLAQMKEQLAAKESEYNLLKAQKERIHQISNAVTLDIIKRDKELTETLNNGYNKLMELNIVNSENVDMTLPANVNVSLLFDHLINKHKDNNHLDKEKEKENLALEVKTSKQIIEEKQKEIEALQSRGRNLQEINNGVTIDLVEKQNKLQAQNQIYESQLEENKTNVELIKKMEEEIQQLRNVVVDKENTIEKLEMKISTQVELIETVKNLQNDISHLKSMNDIIVKEKDSYSSELVKSGETLKQNSMEMDRMTSDILVLRESVRENTMIIDNLNTEVKNLLKQNMELKGQLEEKSRECFRLETNMKTHEKTAEIQSRMIMRLEKQKNEDDSTISEKSKLVDELKQKCAALQKQCDSVHNGTNEIDALRKSKETLEARVIELETQLEAKSRPSIDAIADSSRRRRQSLHDSKRLFGEDHHELGDHSNAEAIFESRAKPDDLFMDVDDDISNRSSPIMRLSKGRDSLSLSRTDQEEEHPSRPSSVVATRRRRQSIHDLHRSVLRHTPSPHGMDASHRIIDEINHSKPSDMSGDYVSEMTQLKDRLSACQQELEELKEKYRELDDECETCAEYLRERDLQCARLKKEKTALQATVSELKEKLQSCNPAQSMNQSQQTTAKPTVSHVGVNTDEDWTNLHSVVVDRMSFDAEVEKNKRLTKTIEELRFKKQDLKNTLAKMQKALEKNTSSRELESTRHELQACKHELAQLRQKYKDLDEECDTCAQYLREKEEQCRRLKEAKNALEMKLHEYQGTNAMAHSTRKKRQSLHDQNRSSTVELQDASTETCDDFLSNQVERDARPLTEDMQDKEVRRMKLMVEKLSQQKALLEQQLVSMSHPMYVATGSAIVQNQQLTDVMKENQKLKKINAKLVNICKKRGKDSNRENEDPAGQG, from the exons atgtttacacTATTGTGGTGGCTAGG AGTGTCttacatagaaatatataatGAGACGTTGAGAGATCTGTTTAATCTGAGCAGAAAATATGTGAAAATCACGGAATCCCATCAGGGAATTAAAGTGGAAGCCACTGAGAAAGTCACCTCTTCCCCAGAAGAAATTCTAGAAGCTATGAAAGAG GGAGAAGCGAACAGACAAAAAGGTGCCACAAATATGAATGAAGAAAGTAGCAGGTCCCATACAATATTCCaaatt ATAATAGAATCTCGCGAGCACGTAGAAGGGGAAGAGGAGCCGGGCTGCGTGAACGTGTCGCAGCTGAATCTCGTGGACCTGGCGGGGTCGGAGCGCAGCGGGCAGACGGGCGCCACGGGCCGACAGTTCATAGAAGGCACCCATATCAACAAGTCTCTCTCTGTACTCGCTCTCGTCATCAATCAGCTGTCAGAAAACCCTAATAG ATATGTGAATTATCGCGACAGTAAATTGACGCGTATCCTGCAAAACTCGCTCGGAGGTAACGCAAAGACGACAATCATTTGCGCCATCACACCAGCCGCTGTTGAGGAAACTATTTCTACATTGCA ATTCGCGAACCGAGCCAAAGCTATAAAGAATAAGCCTGAAGTGAACGCCGTAGCCACTTCTAACAACACCATGATCCAACGACTCACGAAGCAGATGTGTGACCTCAAAGCTCAGTTGGAGAGCAAGAAGAATATAGAG caaGACAATCATAAGTTACAAAGCAAGATACAAAACCTGCAGAAGTTAATATTGAACGGGTTTGCTCAGAGACGTAGTATGGACCTTATTAGTGGCCCTCGACGAAAACTACAGCAGCCTAGGAGAATAACTATATCTGCATTTAATTCTATATCTGAGGAAGAGCCGGTCGTCAGTATACCTAAGTTTTGTACACCCAGTTTGAAGTACAA CCCCCTGGTGGTCCCGAAGCTGGGCGAGCTGGCGCCGGTGGCGGAGGAAGGCAAGCTCTCGGCCGAGGCCGGCGAGCCGGCGCGGGTGGTGACGCCGCCGCCAACAAGGACCGTCTTCTTCAGCAACGAGGTCATCGAACTTG ATAGCGATGACGACTCGACACGAGACGATGTACCGACATGCTCACCCATTCACAAATGCTATG GTGCAACAAAAACACCGCCATGCGTACTCAGGCGAAATGCTAAAGAGGCTGAAAGAAATTTAAAAGGCTTAATCGAGCTAACCGAAAGAGAAAAAATGTATTCGCCTGAAGTG ATTGAATATATAGAAAAATTAGAACAAAATACCACTGTGATAGCGAAACTACAAGACGAAATTGAAGTACTGAACAGAGAAAGCAAAGAAAAAGATTCAGAAATGGACTTATTGAGAAGCAAAGTTAAGAAGTCTGAGGAAGATATGAAGGCTCTAGTTGCTGCTAAG ATCGAGCTGCTATCTCAATGTGACAACTTTAACACTAAATTGACGGACGCGGAAGTGAGTTACGAAACCCTTCGGAATAAAGCCAAACTTCGTGAAGAAGAATTGCTGTCTTTGTTAGAAGAACTCACTGCTAAAAATAAGAAGCCTGAAGATATTG gtaaaatGCTGTCCCGTACGTTAGACAAAGAGGTACATTTCATGGATATCTCGAAAGACATTTCTCTTGTCAATAGTGACAGTGATAGTGTTGTCAATGGGAATGATGATGGAACCGATCATATTAATGAACTAGTCGCCGAAACTCAATCTCAACTCGATATGAGAAATCAAACAATCATAGATTTAGAGGCTACCATATTTTCCCAAAAACAAAAGATCTCCATGTTAGAGGACCTGAATAAAAGTCTCCAGGAAGAAGTTAGCGCGGTTAAAGATAAACTCGTTtacatagaaaatgaaaatactttACTCAAATCTACACTGGATACTCTAAATTCTacaataaaagaacaaaaaataaatttggaAACCGCAAAAGCTGACATAGATTCGTATAATACTCTTATACGGGAACTGCAAATAAAATTAACCCAAAAAGATAGTTCATCATCCATTGACATCAATGATAGTGCTCTTGATAATATGATAGCCAATGAAGAAAAGTTCATTGCTAACAATGagaacatgaaaaatataattcgGTCTCTTAAAACTGCCCTCGAATCGCGTAATAAAGAAGTTGAGAGACTAAAATCTGCAGCGCAAGTGAATGACAAAGCCTCATTAGATAATTTAGCTTTAACGAAAGAGCTTgaattaaaatcaaaagaaaTTGATGCATCACATGAAAAGGTTGAAAgcttaacaaaacaaattaatgagAATGTAACTAGTATACACAAACTTATGCTTGAAAAGAATGTTCTCAAAGTAGCCGAAAACGAACTCTCTGAGAAACTGGCAAattgtgaaaacaaaattagtGAACTCGAAAAAATTAATCTAGAGAACTCCATTTCTAATGAACGACTCAAAGAAGAAAATCTTGAACTAacgaaatcaatagcagaaaaAAATGTCACGGAAAAAGAATTACTTGAATTCAACAAACAATTTGTTAAACAAATCGAGGAAATGACTGCCAAGACTAACCAGTTAGAACAAGAAATAAGCGAAAAACGTGATCTTATATCTTCTCTTGAGAAAGAAGATAAAGAATCCAAGGAATATTTGCTTAACGCCAAAGCGGCCGTACTGAAATCACAACTTATACTCGGTACTTTGACCGGGAACATGCAAGAAGTACCAGAAATTATTGACAACTTTGTAAACGTTTTTAGTGTACTAAGTAACAGCATGAATACTTTGGAAAAGGTTGCCAATGATGTTGCCAAACAAAAAGAGGAagctttgaaaaataacaatgaCTTAAAAATCAAGTTAGAAGAAGTGATTTCGTCACATAAATCTGAGATTTTAGTACTGCAGGAACAACTTGACATACATAGCATCTCTGAATCCAACGTCAGTCAGGAAAACTTATCATTAAGTAACAGAATAAGTGAGTTAAACAATGAGCTCGAAATGAGCCGCCATGAGCTACGTACTCAAATAACACAAAACGAGAATTTGGTAGCTAATTTAACTCAAGCTACAGAAAACGTCGAGACATGCAATAAGATAATGGATGGTTTACGGACAGAAAAACAGAATTTAGACCAGACTGTAATAAACTTGCAAAAAGATATAGAAAATCTAATGTCGAAGCTGCAAGAAAAGGATAGTTTGTTAAATGATAAGATCTCCGAAATCAATATTATTGAGGAACGAATTATTAACTCTCAACAGGAGCGAGACGAGCTGTTAAATagtatttgtaataaaattacacaATTCACGATCAATTTCAATATTCAAAATGATATTGGGGATGAAGGCCATGGTGACTGTAGTAAGGTCCACGAACGTATTCTTCTTACATTAGACAGTATAGGAAATCACATATCACTAATGAACGTGAAAAACGTCAATGATGATAGTGCCAATGTAGACGAAATATTGTTAGAAGCCCAGAAGGAAATAGCAGCTCTGACACAACAGAATCTCAGTCTCATAGAACAGTTATCTCAAGTAGAAAACAAACATAGTGAATTATCTTTTGCAATGAAAAAGATTCAAGAAGACAATAAACAACTAAATAAAGAATTGACTATGAGTCAAAATATACTACAAAGTCTACAATCAGAACTTGAGCAAAAATCTGATGATTTAACAACCATGGAACGCAAAGTTCTGGAATGGAAAGAACAGTTTAAAAGTCTTGACACTATAATgacagagcagatggcagaacTTAAATTGGAAAACGAAAAACTTAAAGCTCGCATCGCGGAAAATAAACTGCAACCGCAAGCAGTAGTAACTTATGAACATAAAGATTCTTatgacaataacaataaaaaagctGGTGAATTAAAAGAGAGCTCAAGCACATGCAGCGAGATTTCTTCTCCTCCTAGCCTGTTAACGATATGCTGcaacaaaatagtagattccATACAACCTAAAGAAAATGAATCTAAAACTTCGACTGTAAGTTCTAACACTGAGTATTCAGGTGAAACTCACAAAACTTACATAGTCGAATGCAAATGCAAACTACTTGCCGCAGAACTAGAAGCTTCTAAAGAAGAGAACTCTAGAATCATTGCACTTTTACAGCAAATGGAAGCAGGAAACAAACATCTTATTCGAGAACAAGAAACCTTACAGTCTGAAATTCGGCATCTTCTTGGCCCTGCCGAAGAATTGCAAAAGAAAATCGTAAGTCATAAAACTAATTTAACTATCTTAACTGCCACCACTAATGCAGAAAACAAATCTCTAAAATCCCAAGTAAAAGTATTACAACATCATCATCGCCGCTTCCACAATGTATGTCAGCGAGATTTACCAgagtttaaaaaacaattacGAGAACTAATGATTTTGTTAAAGGGAGATCCTTCGGTTGCTGAACAACAAAATGCCAGTTTTAAACGATATTCGCTGCCCGATGTGCTAGACAGCAGCACTGCTCTTCCTAACTTTAAAAACGAATCTACTTTAGATGGAGACCTTTTGATGCTTGATACCAATGTAACCATAACTACGGCTGCAGATAACACCTTGACTGGTCAAGATCAAACATGTTTAGATTTAACACAATTCTACAATGAAGCTTCTTGTCagacgaatgatttaaatcaaACTGATAACCAAACTATGCAAGACATGACAATTCTATGTGATCATAACCAGAACATGACAGAAATGATAAATATGTTAAAAGAAGAAAATGCAACTCTACGTgagttagtaaataaatatggtgAGATTAAAGAATTTACGACAGATGCAGCAGTGAGTCCTGTCAAGTCGAATGAACCCGTTACTAATTCTGTGGATGACAAGATCAGTGTAATTTATGAGTGTGCTAATTGTAAAAGGCAAGCAGAGTTACAACAAGCACATGCAAAACTATTTGATGATTTAAAAACAGTAACTCAAGAACTGACAGAAATAAAAGCACAAAAATCTGAAATCGAAGAAAAGTACAACTATCTGGTCCTAGAAACACCCTCAACTGATATTCTAATAAAGAAGTTAAATAGTTTAGAAAAAGATTGCAATACTAAAATCCAAGAAATTGccaaacttaataaaatattgagtaTTAAAACGGAGCAATTGAAAAGTTTACAGGATGAAAACGATACATTGTCAACACaagtttttgaaaatgtttccGAAGCCGATGACTTGAACAGAGAGTTAGACAATGTGAGAAAAATTAATACTGAATTGTTAGAGAAATGTAGCAAGTTAGAGCAATCTGCCAAGGAATCTAATGAAAGCTTAAGCAATATTGCTACTATTTGTTCTGAATGTATAACCAAAGATGAGCGTATAAAGGCAATGGAAATGAAGCTAATGAAATCGCATTCAAAATTAAACAGGAGTCTAAGCGATTCGGATACCTCTTCTAGGTTTAACAAAATTGTTACTTTACAAAGTGAATTGCACGCGGGCAGAGAAGAATGTAAGGAGATAACCGAAGATGTAGCCAGTATTAAAAACCATTTAGACCGCAGCAATCTCGCGATGGATTTAGATGATAGTTTGAGTGAGTCGAACATCTACCCATTCACTAAAGATTATAGCATTAGTAGCCCTCAATCTATCAAATGTACTATGCCCGACATTCCGGAGGAACGCACCTCGGATATTTATGTGATGGAAAAAATTGACTGTCTTAATTACTACGTTGAAAAGACAGGCTTCAACAAAGATAATGTCGGCCGTGATATCAAAATTATCGATCTCATGAAAACGTTTTACGAACATCTAATCACTCAACACGGCAATGAAGTACAGAATCTAACCAATAAATTGAAAGACTTCGATGAGTCTAAAAGCCAGTTAGAAATCCAAATCTGTTCCCTAATAGAAAAGCATTCTCAAGTAGCCACGGCATTGCAACAAAAAGATCAAGATTACAACACAGTAGCAAACACATTATCGTTGATAAAACAGAATATTCATACTCTTAATCAAGAAGTTACTAAAGCATCTGACATTGACATCAATAAACTAGTGAACATGTACAAAGATAATTTCTTTAAAGTGCTAGACAAAGATTTAGGATTTTCGAGCATGCAAATCATCGATGCTCtaatcaataacattgtaaacaaGCATCAAACAGATTTAACGGAAATCAAGGATCGTTATACCAAATTACAAGAACATATGGAAAATGTTACTCTGGAATTGAAGACGGTCAATGAAAACTTGGCACAGATGAAAGAGCAGTTGGCTGCCAAAGAAAGcgaatacaatttactaaaaGCCCAAAAAGAAAGGATCCATCAAATAAGCAACGCTGTAACATTAGATATAATTAAAAGAGACAAAGAGCTAACAGAGACACTTAATAATGGTTATAACAAACTTATGGAACTTAATATAGTAAATAGCGAAAACGTCGATATGACATTGCCAGCAAATGTGAATGTTAGCCTTCTCTTTGATCACCTGATTAACAAACATAAAGACAATAACCATCTTGATAAagaaaaggaaaaagaaaatctTGCTCTAGAAGTGAAGACTTCGAAACAAATCatagaagaaaaacaaaaagaaattgaaGCACTTCAATCACGTGGAAGAAACTTACAAGAAATCAATAACGGAGTAACAATAGACTTAGTTGAAAAACAGAACAAACTACAAGCCCAGAATCAGATATACGAAAGTCAACTcgaagaaaataaaactaatgttgaattaataaaaaaaatggaagaAGAAATCCAACAGTTACGGAATGTCGTTGTAGATAAAGAAAACACTATCGAAAaacttgaaatgaaaataagtaCTCAAGTTGAATTAATAGAAACTgttaaaaacttacaaaatgATATTTCTCACTTGAAATCAATGAATGATATCATAGTGAAAGAAAAAGATTCTTATTCTTCCGAACTTGTGAAATCTGGTGAGACGCTCAAACAAAATAGCATGGAAATGGATAGGATGACGTCAGATATATTAGTGCTGAGGGAATCTGTGAGGGAAAATACTATGATAATAGATAATTTGAATACGGAAGTAAAGAATTTGTTGAAGCAGAATATGGAGTTGAAGGGACAGTTGGAAGAAAAGTCAAGGGAGTGCTTTAGATTGGAGACTAACATGAAAACTCATGAAAAGACAGCTGAGATTCAATCGAGAATGATAATGAG gcTAGAAAAACAGAAGAATGAGGACGACAGCACTATAAGTGAGAAGAGCAAGCTAGTAGATGAGCTCAAACAAAAATGTGCTGCCTTACAGAAACAATGCGATTCAGTACACAATGGCACAAATGAAATTGACGCCTTGAGGAAGAGTAAAGAGACTTTAGAG GCTCGGGTGATTGAACTGGAAACGCAATTGGAGGCGAAATCCCGGCCGTCCATTGATGCTATCGCAGATTCGTCGCGGCGAAGACGGCAGAGCTTACACGACTCCAAGCGATTGTTTGGTGAAGATCATCATGAATTGGGAG aTCACAGTAACGCGGAGGCCATATTTGAGTCTCGTGCAAAACCTGATGACTTGTTTATGGATGTTGACGATGATATTTCTAATAGAAGCAGCCCCATTATGAGACTCAGTAAAGG acGGGATAGCCTATCTCTTTCGCGAACTGATCAG GAGGAAGAGCATCCATCTCGGCCGAGCAGTGTGGTAGCAACTCGACGTCGCAGGCAGAGTATACACGACCTGCATAGAAGTGTGCTGCGTCATACGCCTTCACCTCACG GTATGGACGCATCGCACAGGATAATTGATGAAATCAACCATTCGAAACCTTCTGATATGTCCGGTGATTACGTCAG tGAAATGACTCAACTGAAAGACCGTCTATCAGCCTGTCAGCAAGAGTTAGAAGAGTTGAAGGAAAAATACAGAGAATTAGACGACGAATGTGAAACTTGCGCCGAGTACCTGCGCGAGAGGGACTTACAGTGTGCACGGTTGAAGAAGGAGAAAACCGCTTTGCAA GCAACAGTGTCAGAACTCAAAGAGAAGTTACAGTCATGCAATCCAGCCCAGTCCATGAATCAGAGCCAACAGACTACTGCCAAACCAACCGTCTCTCACGTTGGAGTTAACACTGACGAag ATTGGACGAACCTGCACTCGGTAGTCGTAGATCGCATGTCGTTTGACGCCGAGGTGGAGAAAAACAAAAGGCTGACGAAAACTATTGAAGAGCTGCGATTCAAGAAACAAGACTTGAAGAATACGCTCGCTAAAATGCAGAAAGCTTTGGAGAAAAATACTAGTAGCAG GGAATTAGAATCAACTCGTCACGAACTGCAAGCGTGTAAGCATGAGCTGGCGCAACTCCGACAGAAGTACAAAGACTTGGACGAGGAGTGCGACACTTGTGCGCAGTACCTGAGGGAAAAGGAGGAACAGTGTCGCCGGCTCAAGGAGGCTAAGAACGCTTTGGAG ATGAAACTGCACGAGTACCAAGGCACAAACGCGATGGCGCATTCAACGCGTAAGAAACGACAGAGCTTACACGATCAGAACCGATCCTCTACCGTCGAACTACAGGACGCTTCTACTGAAACTTGCGATG ATTTCCTCAGCAACCAAGTGGAGCGCGATGCGCGTCCCTTGACCGAAGACATGCAAGACAAAGAAGTCAGGCGAATGAAATTG ATGGTAGAGAAATTATCTCAACAGAAGGCGCTACTAGAACAACAGTTGGTGAGCATGTCGCATCCCATGTACGTCGCGACCGGCAGCGCTATTGTACAG AACCAACAACTAACAGACGTGATGAAAGAAAACCAAAAACTCAAGAAAATTAACGCGAAACTCGTTAACATTTGCAAGAAAAGGGGCAAAGACTCTAACAGAGAAAACGAGGACCCCGCCGGCCAGGGCTGA